In Candidatus Roseilinea sp., one DNA window encodes the following:
- the yyaK gene encoding hypothetical protein: MSNNNEYLALTNEGKNAWWRYVAGFVLIVIIWAVGSTLLTVPFIEDLSALDKTPLGFAASLLGFAPILLAVWLVTVLVHRRKFGSLIGPAGRLNWQRIITAFVAWMGLMAVATVIEAAIYGSYTLNGSFLQSWPFVLLALLLLPIQTSAEEFFFRGYLLQATGRLTRNWGVLSAINGVLFVIPHLANPEASSDPLTSILAWFVFGAVFTLFTLRSGSLDYALGIHAANNITLSVVFGYEGGALPANALFVTSEIHGAYGLISLIIVSVVLYWLLFRPRKAAPRTEAPSHA; the protein is encoded by the coding sequence ATGTCGAACAACAATGAATATCTCGCTCTAACCAACGAAGGCAAAAACGCATGGTGGCGTTATGTGGCCGGTTTCGTATTGATCGTCATCATTTGGGCCGTTGGCTCCACGCTGCTCACCGTGCCGTTTATCGAAGACCTGTCGGCGCTCGACAAGACGCCACTTGGGTTCGCCGCATCGCTGCTCGGCTTTGCGCCGATTCTATTGGCCGTATGGTTGGTCACGGTTTTGGTTCATCGTCGCAAGTTCGGCTCGCTGATCGGGCCGGCTGGCCGCCTCAACTGGCAGCGGATCATCACCGCTTTCGTAGCGTGGATGGGGCTGATGGCAGTAGCGACTGTCATAGAGGCTGCGATCTACGGCAGCTATACTCTAAACGGTAGCTTCCTCCAAAGTTGGCCCTTTGTTTTGCTGGCTTTGCTGCTCTTGCCGATCCAGACCAGCGCCGAAGAATTCTTCTTTCGAGGCTATCTGTTGCAGGCTACGGGCCGGCTTACCCGCAACTGGGGTGTGCTTAGCGCGATCAACGGCGTGCTGTTCGTCATTCCGCACCTGGCCAACCCAGAAGCTTCCAGCGATCCGCTCACCTCGATTCTGGCATGGTTCGTGTTTGGTGCAGTCTTCACCCTGTTCACGCTCCGCAGCGGCTCTCTGGATTATGCGCTCGGCATCCATGCCGCTAATAACATCACTCTTTCCGTCGTCTTCGGCTACGAGGGAGGCGCTTTGCCCGCAAACGCGCTTTTCGTCACCTCGGAGATACACGGCGCATACGGGCTGATTTCCCTCATCATCGTTTCAGTTGTGTTGTATTGGCTGCTCTTTCGGCCGCGCAAAGCCGCTCCGAGGACAGAGGCGCCCTCGCATGCTTAA
- a CDS encoding sugar ABC transporter permease — translation MSTNVAVESKAAKAAAQQPSLLRRVIQRPETSIVLVLLVLGLVLSQSSSAFLTSDNLFNILRNNADIAIAALGVTLVILAGGIDLSIGSTMAFSGLIAAMAVSLGGTTAYQLPSFGLPPAIAFALGVLAGATVGLVNGLLVVRLRVVPFIATLGMLGVVRGLVVGLTSGQTVRNFPPEFIALGQGYIGPVPVPVIFLIVLAILVSIFLSYHVWGTYIYAIGGNETSAMLTGLPVSRVKLLTYVLSGALAGVGGVLVVARLGVSAPTQALGYELFVIASAVIGGVSLAGGRGTVLGAVLGAILIGVLNNALVLLRVESYWQQAFTGGIILLSALIDRLRQRRS, via the coding sequence ATGAGCACGAACGTTGCGGTAGAGAGCAAAGCTGCGAAGGCGGCTGCGCAGCAACCGTCCCTGTTGCGCCGGGTCATCCAACGCCCGGAGACGAGCATCGTGCTGGTGCTCCTCGTGCTGGGGCTGGTGCTCTCGCAGAGCAGCAGCGCCTTCCTCACGTCGGACAACCTTTTCAATATCCTGCGCAACAACGCTGACATTGCCATCGCTGCGCTAGGGGTCACGTTGGTCATCCTGGCCGGCGGGATTGACCTCTCGATCGGCTCGACGATGGCCTTCAGCGGTCTGATCGCAGCGATGGCCGTCAGCCTAGGCGGGACGACGGCATACCAACTGCCGAGCTTCGGGCTGCCACCGGCCATAGCGTTTGCACTCGGCGTGCTGGCCGGTGCGACGGTTGGGCTGGTCAACGGGCTGCTCGTCGTGCGGCTAAGGGTCGTGCCGTTCATTGCTACGCTGGGCATGCTGGGCGTGGTGCGCGGGTTGGTGGTCGGCCTCACCAGCGGCCAGACGGTGCGCAATTTCCCGCCTGAGTTCATCGCCCTGGGCCAGGGCTACATCGGGCCGGTGCCTGTGCCGGTGATCTTCCTAATTGTGCTGGCGATTCTGGTCTCCATCTTCCTCTCCTACCACGTTTGGGGCACCTATATCTACGCCATCGGCGGCAACGAGACCAGCGCCATGCTGACCGGCTTGCCGGTCAGCCGGGTAAAGCTGCTGACGTATGTGCTATCGGGCGCGCTGGCCGGCGTGGGCGGCGTATTGGTGGTGGCGCGACTGGGCGTATCCGCGCCCACGCAGGCGCTCGGCTATGAGCTGTTCGTGATCGCCTCGGCGGTGATCGGTGGCGTCAGCTTGGCCGGCGGGCGCGGCACGGTGCTGGGCGCGGTGCTCGGCGCCATCCTGATCGGCGTGCTGAACAATGCGCTGGTGCTGCTGCGCGTGGAAAGCTACTGGCAACAAGCTTTCACCGGCGGCATCATTCTGCTCTCGGCGCTGATTGATCGCTTGCGCCAACGGCGATCTTGA
- a CDS encoding transcriptional regulator — translation MLLKNFEVINHPVRMRIFQSLHGVRLSINQLAQVLPDVPKPSLYRHIHRMLDAGVVQVADTRMVNGIEERFFTSAQGLIDPDEINTPEGLEKFADHVSLYGTLVAQDLAQYVLSKGEPDLNNIAARDYVFYATEEEFLQVREAIFEQLARLERNPPTPGRVQRRMWVITHPLRAPLVLSTIQSDSSESSTS, via the coding sequence ATGCTTCTGAAAAACTTTGAGGTCATCAACCACCCGGTGCGGATGCGCATCTTCCAGTCGTTGCATGGCGTCCGGCTCTCGATCAACCAGTTGGCACAAGTGTTGCCCGATGTGCCCAAGCCTTCCCTCTACCGCCACATCCACCGCATGCTGGATGCCGGGGTGGTGCAGGTGGCCGACACGCGCATGGTGAACGGCATCGAGGAGCGCTTCTTTACGTCAGCCCAGGGCCTGATAGACCCCGATGAGATCAACACCCCCGAGGGGCTGGAGAAGTTCGCCGATCATGTCAGCCTCTATGGCACCTTGGTCGCGCAGGACCTGGCGCAGTATGTGCTGAGCAAGGGCGAACCCGACTTAAACAACATTGCAGCGCGTGACTATGTGTTCTACGCCACGGAGGAAGAATTCCTGCAGGTGCGAGAAGCCATCTTCGAGCAGTTAGCGCGCTTGGAGCGAAATCCGCCCACGCCCGGCCGGGTCCAGCGTCGCATGTGGGTGATCACACACCCGCTGCGCGCGCCCCTCGTTCTCTCGACAATTCAATCGGATTCGTCTGAATCGTCAACTTCATGA
- the rbsA gene encoding ribose import ATP-binding protein RbsA produces the protein MAILLEMRAISKRFGGTQALDNVDFSVDRGEVVGLLGENGAGKSTLIKILAGVHTRDHGTILMDGQPVTINGPKDAQRLGVAVIYQELNLTANQTVAENVFLHHPQRMHGLLGTLGFADHARRERDTRALLEQLGIVGLDPRRKVGELSVAFQQLTEIAKALAFDARLIVMDEPTSALPDEEVEHLFQIIRRLKERGLGVVFVSHRLNEVRAICDRVVVLRDGQNAGGLPIAEATDERLIAMMVGRSIENLYPKRPAEPGDVMLEVEGLTRHGVIEDISFQIRAGEVVGLAGLVGSGRTEVARAIFGADRLDRGTIRLNGQVVYIRSPQDARRLGIGYVPEDRKVQGLVLGMTVRDNTALTVLRQLARNGQFIVWPDVERTAQQYVQELQVRPPRTDLIAGSLSGGNQQKVVLAKWLAANLKVLLLDEPTRGIDVGAKAEIHGLIDELAHRGMAILLISSELPEVLAMSDRVLVMSEGRLAGELSRAEATQERVLALASGKR, from the coding sequence ATGGCCATCTTGTTGGAAATGCGCGCCATCAGCAAGCGCTTCGGCGGCACGCAGGCGTTGGACAACGTGGATTTCTCCGTGGATCGCGGCGAAGTGGTCGGGCTGCTGGGTGAAAACGGCGCCGGCAAGTCCACACTCATCAAAATCCTCGCCGGTGTGCACACCCGCGACCACGGCACGATCCTCATGGACGGCCAACCCGTGACGATCAACGGGCCGAAAGACGCGCAACGTCTCGGCGTGGCCGTCATCTATCAAGAACTCAACCTCACAGCCAACCAGACCGTCGCCGAGAACGTCTTCTTGCATCACCCGCAGCGCATGCATGGGCTGCTGGGCACGCTGGGCTTCGCCGATCACGCTCGGCGCGAACGCGACACCCGCGCATTGCTCGAGCAACTCGGCATTGTCGGCCTCGACCCACGCCGCAAAGTGGGCGAGCTGTCGGTCGCCTTCCAGCAGCTCACCGAGATCGCCAAGGCGCTGGCCTTCGACGCCCGGCTGATCGTGATGGACGAGCCGACTTCCGCCCTGCCCGACGAAGAGGTGGAGCACCTGTTCCAGATCATCCGGCGCCTGAAGGAGCGCGGGTTGGGCGTGGTGTTCGTCTCGCATCGCCTGAACGAGGTGCGCGCCATCTGCGACCGCGTCGTCGTGCTGCGCGACGGCCAAAACGCCGGCGGGCTGCCCATCGCCGAAGCCACCGACGAGCGGCTGATCGCCATGATGGTAGGCCGATCCATCGAGAACCTCTACCCCAAGCGGCCGGCCGAACCGGGCGATGTGATGCTCGAAGTCGAAGGGCTGACGCGTCACGGCGTGATCGAAGACATCTCGTTCCAGATTCGCGCCGGTGAGGTCGTGGGGCTGGCCGGCTTGGTCGGCTCCGGGCGCACCGAAGTGGCGCGCGCCATCTTCGGGGCCGATCGCCTCGATCGCGGGACGATCCGGCTGAACGGCCAGGTTGTATATATCCGCTCGCCGCAAGACGCACGCCGGCTGGGCATCGGCTATGTGCCCGAAGACCGCAAGGTGCAAGGGCTGGTGCTGGGCATGACCGTGCGCGATAACACTGCGCTCACCGTGTTACGGCAACTGGCGCGCAACGGTCAGTTCATCGTTTGGCCAGATGTGGAGCGCACCGCGCAGCAATATGTGCAAGAGCTGCAGGTGCGCCCGCCGCGCACCGACCTCATCGCCGGCTCGCTCTCCGGCGGCAATCAGCAGAAGGTGGTGTTGGCCAAATGGCTGGCCGCCAATCTCAAGGTGTTGTTGCTCGACGAACCCACGCGTGGCATTGACGTGGGCGCCAAGGCCGAGATTCACGGGTTGATTGACGAATTGGCGCATCGCGGCATGGCCATCTTGCTGATCTCGTCGGAGCTGCCCGAAGTGCTGGCCATGAGCGACCGCGTGTTGGTGATGAGCGAAGGTCGGCTGGCCGGCGAACTCTCGCGCGCAGAGGCTACTCAAGAGCGCGTGCTGGCGCTGGCGAGCGGGAAGCGGTGA
- a CDS encoding aspartate carbamoyltransferase, whose protein sequence is MNSDNPLIGRDIVSISDLSKEEIRAILDQALRFEQRLKETHVIPLLNGRILATVFYEPSTRTRLSFESAMHRLGGSVISVAEARTSSSAAKGESLYDSGKMLESYADVIVQRHPAVGSARALADAAGVPVINAGDGTGEHPTQALLDLYTIEREKGTLDGLTVALMGDLKHGRTVHSLAKALAHWKAKLILCAPKALAMPGDLIADLRNQGLIAIETENMSAALAQADVVYVTRIQQERFETVEEYMRYKGVYVVTEQAVRAAKPGIVVMHPLPRVDEISTDVDALPNAAYFRQARYGVFVRMALLAMVLGAV, encoded by the coding sequence ATGAACAGCGACAATCCTCTCATCGGACGGGACATCGTCAGCATCTCCGACCTCAGCAAGGAAGAGATCCGCGCCATCCTCGACCAAGCGCTGCGCTTCGAGCAGCGGCTCAAAGAAACCCATGTGATTCCACTGTTGAACGGTCGCATCCTGGCGACCGTTTTTTACGAGCCGAGCACGCGCACGCGCCTGTCGTTCGAGAGCGCTATGCATCGGCTGGGCGGCTCGGTCATCAGCGTGGCCGAGGCGAGGACGAGCAGCAGCGCGGCCAAGGGCGAATCCCTCTACGACTCCGGCAAGATGCTGGAGAGCTACGCCGACGTCATCGTGCAGCGCCATCCCGCTGTCGGCTCGGCGCGTGCGCTGGCCGACGCCGCCGGTGTGCCGGTCATCAACGCCGGCGACGGCACGGGCGAGCACCCGACGCAGGCGCTGCTCGACCTCTACACCATCGAGCGCGAGAAAGGCACGCTCGACGGGCTGACGGTCGCCTTGATGGGCGACTTGAAGCACGGCCGCACAGTGCATTCGCTCGCGAAGGCTTTGGCTCACTGGAAGGCCAAACTCATCCTGTGTGCGCCAAAGGCGCTCGCCATGCCCGGCGATCTGATCGCCGACCTGCGCAATCAGGGATTGATCGCGATCGAGACCGAGAACATGAGCGCCGCCCTCGCCCAGGCCGACGTCGTCTATGTCACGCGCATCCAGCAGGAGCGCTTCGAGACGGTGGAGGAGTACATGCGCTACAAGGGCGTGTATGTGGTCACCGAGCAGGCGGTGCGTGCAGCAAAGCCCGGCATCGTCGTCATGCATCCGCTACCGCGGGTGGACGAAATCAGCACCGATGTAGACGCGCTGCCGAACGCCGCTTACTTCCGGCAGGCGCGCTACGGCGTGTTCGTCCGCATGGCGCTGTTGGCCATGGTGCTCGGTGCAGTGTAG
- a CDS encoding sugar ABC transporter substrate-binding protein: MNTKKVSRRTFLRAAGIGAGAVALASCAAPPPAAAPKAEQPTTAPAAATKPLTFVWSPKAVNNPVFDVARRGAQDKAKELGITVEWVGPESADAQKQAELLDAAIARKVDGMGISCNDPDALKPVIDRAMDAGIPVITWDSDSPNSKRITFYSLDNEAAARKAGEIMVELLKDSQNKTYAILTGVPGAQNLEARIKAFREVADPAGLQWVATDPCNDDIQKGIEVVENRLTANPDLAGYFMAGAWPLFGDINAMPKFQAAAKAGMKVVAWDILENELKLLKEGLVHALIGQKFYGWGYDAVGILYDIVVNKKQYPPFVDTGFDLVRTPEEADVFLKKWETGNWRD; encoded by the coding sequence ATGAATACGAAGAAAGTTTCGCGACGAACTTTTCTGCGTGCAGCAGGCATCGGCGCCGGCGCAGTTGCGCTGGCGAGCTGTGCTGCACCTCCGCCGGCAGCTGCACCGAAAGCCGAACAACCAACCACCGCACCGGCTGCTGCAACCAAACCGCTGACGTTCGTGTGGTCGCCCAAGGCGGTGAACAACCCGGTGTTCGACGTCGCCCGACGCGGCGCACAGGATAAGGCCAAGGAGCTGGGCATCACCGTGGAGTGGGTCGGCCCCGAATCCGCCGATGCACAGAAGCAGGCTGAATTGCTCGACGCCGCCATCGCCCGCAAGGTGGACGGCATGGGCATCTCGTGCAACGACCCCGACGCGCTCAAGCCGGTGATTGACCGCGCCATGGACGCCGGCATCCCGGTCATCACTTGGGACTCGGACTCCCCCAACTCCAAGCGCATCACGTTCTACAGCCTGGACAACGAGGCCGCGGCGCGGAAGGCCGGCGAGATCATGGTGGAGCTGCTGAAGGACAGCCAGAACAAGACCTATGCCATCCTCACCGGCGTGCCCGGCGCGCAGAACCTGGAGGCCCGCATCAAGGCCTTCCGCGAAGTAGCCGATCCGGCCGGTCTGCAGTGGGTCGCCACCGATCCGTGCAACGACGACATCCAAAAAGGCATCGAGGTGGTGGAGAACCGCCTGACGGCCAACCCCGACCTGGCCGGCTACTTCATGGCCGGCGCGTGGCCGCTGTTCGGCGACATCAACGCCATGCCCAAGTTCCAGGCCGCTGCCAAGGCCGGCATGAAGGTCGTCGCCTGGGACATCCTGGAGAACGAGCTGAAGCTGCTCAAGGAAGGCTTGGTGCACGCGCTGATCGGCCAAAAGTTCTACGGCTGGGGCTACGACGCCGTCGGCATCCTCTACGACATCGTGGTGAACAAGAAGCAGTATCCCCCCTTCGTGGACACCGGCTTCGACCTGGTGCGCACGCCGGAGGAAGCCGACGTGTTCCTGAAGAAGTGGGAGACCGGCAACTGGAGAGACTGA
- a CDS encoding glutamine synthetase, which produces MTTELRDFLRISYAELEELNLQAKAQRMARTPMHQLQEERMKYLTDEKRIKAVTVLFSDLEGRLHMLDYDKKFLLKSADNLTFDGSSIRGFTAQRESDLRLGIDWSAFYWAPADVFGPGKVLVFGEVMERDGRPYIADTRSILKGFAQKMYEEKGYTMNAANEIEGFLFKGLNAEREYYKTGKFEFVNTGGYYHSLPGDPLRQFIDTVAEVQRAMGFQNEKDHPEVAPSQFEINYSYTEVVAAADTIQLYKLICRQVAALQGLTASFLPKPVVGVNGSGMHTNVSINQNGKNMFWDPNGEEKLSDFAWNFVDRILTHANDICLLLNASVNAYRRLDPHFEAPNQIIASPVDRGSMIRIPIGNERSARVEVRSVGPDANPYLVMYSIFRTGLEGSISNEPGLRQAKRFLPDNIYDAIDNFCAAQWTSMLLGDDVKARYAELKKAAADRCPRLLGTFVKGPEVQYHHEVYNQYLWNMF; this is translated from the coding sequence ATGACAACGGAACTGAGAGATTTTCTGCGAATCTCATACGCCGAGCTGGAAGAGCTGAACCTTCAAGCCAAGGCGCAGCGTATGGCGCGCACGCCGATGCACCAGCTTCAAGAGGAGCGTATGAAGTATCTGACCGACGAGAAGCGGATCAAAGCCGTCACCGTTCTGTTCTCCGATCTGGAGGGCCGGCTGCACATGCTCGACTACGACAAGAAGTTCTTGCTGAAGTCAGCCGATAACCTCACCTTCGATGGCTCCTCCATCCGCGGGTTCACAGCTCAGCGCGAATCCGACTTGCGCCTGGGTATAGATTGGTCGGCCTTCTACTGGGCGCCGGCAGATGTGTTCGGCCCGGGCAAAGTGCTCGTCTTCGGCGAAGTGATGGAGCGCGATGGCCGGCCTTACATCGCCGACACCCGCAGCATCCTCAAGGGCTTCGCCCAGAAGATGTATGAAGAGAAGGGCTATACCATGAACGCCGCGAACGAGATCGAAGGGTTCTTGTTCAAGGGGCTGAACGCCGAGCGTGAGTATTACAAGACGGGCAAGTTCGAGTTCGTCAACACCGGCGGTTACTATCATTCGTTGCCGGGTGACCCGCTGCGCCAGTTCATTGACACCGTAGCCGAGGTGCAGCGCGCGATGGGATTCCAGAACGAGAAGGATCACCCTGAAGTGGCGCCTTCACAGTTCGAGATCAACTACAGCTATACCGAGGTGGTTGCTGCGGCAGATACCATCCAGCTCTATAAGCTGATCTGTCGGCAGGTGGCCGCGCTGCAAGGCCTAACCGCCAGCTTCTTGCCCAAGCCGGTCGTCGGCGTCAACGGCAGCGGCATGCACACCAATGTCTCGATCAATCAGAACGGCAAGAACATGTTCTGGGATCCGAATGGCGAGGAGAAGCTGAGCGATTTCGCCTGGAATTTCGTGGATCGCATCCTCACCCATGCCAACGACATCTGCCTGCTGCTGAACGCGAGCGTGAACGCTTATCGCCGGCTCGACCCACACTTCGAAGCGCCGAACCAGATCATCGCGTCGCCGGTGGATCGCGGCTCGATGATCCGCATTCCGATCGGCAACGAGCGCAGCGCGCGCGTCGAAGTGCGCTCGGTGGGTCCCGACGCGAATCCCTACTTGGTGATGTACTCCATCTTCCGCACCGGCCTGGAGGGCAGCATCAGCAACGAACCGGGGCTGCGCCAGGCGAAACGCTTCCTGCCGGACAACATCTACGACGCGATTGACAACTTCTGCGCCGCGCAGTGGACCTCCATGTTGTTAGGCGACGACGTGAAGGCGCGCTACGCCGAGCTGAAGAAAGCAGCGGCCGACCGCTGCCCGCGCTTGCTGGGCACGTTCGTCAAAGGGCCGGAAGTGCAATATCACCACGAGGTCTACAACCAATACCTGTGGAACATGTTCTGA
- a CDS encoding deoxyribodipyrimidine photo-lyase, which translates to MRTCIVWFRRDLRVHDHAALWHACQEAKQVIPLFILDPTHFAHRESSSRRVQFLLECLADLDTNLRRRGSRLTLLLGRAEEALPRFICWVNANAVYASADIERWSGQVRDRTLSRIAAAEGWQLRWFLNYYVQTEGEYDREAWQAAWTEHSKAPLYPPPARIPTPQLSLPADIPHFERIPALGDLGLPPAHATLPGGETAARRRLEDFLSRRVEGYRHALPNPSLAEADGTSRLSPYLKFGCLSQRAAIQAARQRWLSGNPSTRKSLEAWASRLRWRDHFIQKFALYPQAEFVNLYAPFDAVRRPEDANIALLEAWRRGETGYPLVDAAMRALTQTGLLNFRMRAMLATFLTINLFQAWQHGAEWFMQHLLDGDACIDHWQWQMQAAITQPQRGFIRCYNPTKQCFDNDPDATFIHRYVPELRPLPPPIVFRPWTLSALEQQMYGVHIGSDYPAPIVDAEATRREHIAVLQAIRERLAAAADLEAFVNQIDGISPAVRLKQDNFTAHEIEGDVCEEPIGHEGAAS; encoded by the coding sequence ATGCGCACTTGTATCGTCTGGTTTCGCCGCGACCTGCGCGTGCACGATCACGCCGCGTTGTGGCACGCCTGTCAAGAGGCCAAGCAGGTCATCCCGCTGTTCATCCTTGATCCGACGCACTTCGCCCATCGCGAGTCGAGCAGCCGACGGGTGCAGTTCCTGCTGGAGTGCTTGGCCGACCTTGACACTAACCTCCGCCGACGCGGCAGCCGATTGACGTTGCTCTTGGGCCGCGCCGAGGAAGCGTTGCCGCGCTTCATCTGTTGGGTCAACGCGAACGCGGTATATGCGAGCGCCGACATCGAGCGCTGGAGCGGCCAAGTGCGCGACCGGACGCTATCACGGATTGCCGCTGCCGAGGGCTGGCAACTGCGCTGGTTTCTCAACTACTACGTGCAGACCGAAGGTGAGTACGACCGCGAGGCTTGGCAAGCCGCCTGGACCGAGCACAGCAAGGCGCCGCTTTACCCGCCACCGGCGCGCATCCCTACCCCGCAGCTCAGCTTGCCGGCGGACATCCCCCACTTCGAGCGCATTCCGGCGCTCGGCGACCTGGGGCTACCGCCGGCGCATGCGACCCTGCCCGGCGGCGAAACGGCAGCCCGCCGGAGGCTGGAAGACTTCCTCAGCCGCCGCGTCGAGGGCTATCGGCACGCCCTGCCCAACCCTTCCCTCGCCGAAGCGGACGGCACCAGCCGGCTATCGCCTTACCTCAAGTTCGGTTGCCTTAGCCAGCGCGCGGCAATCCAGGCGGCGCGGCAGCGCTGGCTTTCGGGCAACCCATCCACCCGCAAAAGCCTAGAGGCATGGGCCAGCCGGCTGCGCTGGCGCGATCACTTCATCCAGAAGTTCGCGCTCTATCCGCAGGCGGAGTTCGTCAACCTGTATGCCCCCTTCGACGCCGTTCGCCGACCGGAAGACGCCAACATAGCGCTGCTGGAGGCCTGGCGGCGCGGCGAGACCGGCTATCCGTTGGTGGACGCCGCTATGCGCGCGCTGACGCAGACCGGCCTGCTGAATTTCCGCATGCGCGCCATGCTCGCCACCTTCCTTACGATCAACCTGTTTCAAGCGTGGCAGCATGGCGCAGAGTGGTTCATGCAGCACCTGTTGGACGGCGACGCCTGCATTGACCACTGGCAGTGGCAGATGCAAGCGGCGATTACCCAACCCCAACGTGGCTTCATCCGCTGCTACAACCCCACCAAGCAGTGCTTCGACAATGACCCGGACGCGACGTTCATTCACCGCTACGTGCCGGAGCTGCGCCCACTGCCGCCGCCGATCGTCTTCCGGCCATGGACGCTCAGCGCGCTGGAGCAGCAGATGTATGGGGTGCACATCGGCAGCGACTATCCGGCGCCAATTGTGGATGCCGAGGCGACGCGCCGGGAGCACATCGCGGTGCTACAGGCGATTCGCGAGCGACTGGCGGCTGCCGCAGACCTCGAGGCTTTCGTCAACCAGATAGATGGGATATCCCCGGCAGTGAGATTGAAGCAAGATAACTTCACAGCTCACGAAATCGAGGGCGACGTGTGCGAAGAACCTATTGGGCACGAAGGAGCGGCCTCCTGA